The following coding sequences lie in one Benincasa hispida cultivar B227 chromosome 6, ASM972705v1, whole genome shotgun sequence genomic window:
- the LOC120080061 gene encoding peroxisome biogenesis protein 12 isoform X1, with protein sequence MLFQVGGQGTRPTFFEMAAAQQLPASLRAALTYSIGVLALRRPFFHKVLDYEDEFFSLLMLVLETHSLRTTDASFSESLYGLRRRAVNVKVKKEDARSVSGDGIQHRGLEKHQKVLSVAFLVVLPYFKSKLHSIYNKEREARLQASLWGDDNEGFNDAEIYDVRGDSVVPTRTLGVETSVRARVMKKFQKLVGSCYPWLHASSEGLSFAYQLLYLLDATGFYSLGLQVIGVHVCRGTGQELMDTSSRISKIRSHERERLRGPPWLKAIQGGLLTCLYTMLDYAQTGLIAAVFFFKMMEWWYQSAEERMSAPTVYPPPPPPPPPKVAKEGIPLPSNRTICPLCSEKRANPSVVTVSGFVFCYTCIFKYISQYKRCPITLMPANVDHIRRLFHDM encoded by the exons ATGTTGTTTCAGGTTGGAGGTCAAGGGACTCGTCCCACCTTCTTCGAAATGGCCGCCGCTCAGCAGCTCCCTGCCAGCCTTCGTGCTGCTCTCACTTACTCCATCGGC gtTTTAGCTCTAAGAAGACCATTCTTTCATAAGGTGTTAGACTATGAAGATGAGTTCTTTTCTTTGCTAATGCTAGTTCTCGAAACACATAGCTTACGAACTACAG ATGCTTCATTTTCTGAATCCCTATATGGCTTAAGAAGAAGAGCTGTAAATGTAAAAGTAAAGAAGGAAGATGCTCGTTCAGTCTCTGGTGATGGTATTCAACATAGAGGATTAGAAAAGCATCAAAAAGTTCTTTCTGTTGCTTTCTTG GTTGTATTGCCTTATTTCAAGTCAAAGTTGCACTCAATTTACAATAAGGAAAGGGAGGCCAGGCTTCAAGCAAGTTTATGGGGTGATGATAATGAAGGGTTTAATGATGCTGAAATTTATGATGTGAGAGGTGACTCTGTTGTTCCTACTAGAACTTTGGGAGTTGAAACATCGGTAAGAGCACGAGTGATGAAAAAATTTCAGAAACTTGTTGGTTCTTGTTACCCATGGCTTCATGCAAGCAGTGAAG GTCTATCGTTTGCTTATCAGCTGTTATATTTGTTGGATGCTACTGGTTTCTATTCACTAGGACTGCAGGTCATTGGAGTCCATGTATGCCGGGGTACAGGACAAGAGCTG ATGGACACATCATCTAGAATTTCAAAGATACGAAGCCATGAGCGTGAGCGACTACGTGGCCCTCCTTGGTTGAAG GCAATACAAGGAGGGCTCCTCACTTGTTTGTACACGATGCTAGATTATGCACAGACCGGATTAATTGCAGCAGTATTTTTCTTCAAA ATGATGGAGTGGTGGTACCAATCTGCTGAGGAACGAATGTCTGCACCAACTGTATACCCCCCACCACCTCCTCCTCCTCCCCCGAAG GTAGCCAAGGAAGGGATTCCATTGCCATCCAACAGAACAATTTGCCCTTTGTGCTCAGAGAAACGAGCCAATCCGTCAGTTGTTACTGTTTCTGGCTTTGTCTTTTGTTACACTTGCATCTTCAAGTATATTTCTCAG TACAAGCGCTGCCCAATCACATTAATGCCTGCAAATGTTGATCACATTAGGAGGCTCTTCCATGATATGTGA
- the LOC120080061 gene encoding peroxisome biogenesis protein 12 isoform X2 produces the protein MLFQVGGQGTRPTFFEMAAAQQLPASLRAALTYSIGVLALRRPFFHKVLDYEDEFFSLLMLVLETHSLRTTDASFSESLYGLRRRAVNVKVKKEDARSVSGDGIQHRGLEKHQKVLSVAFLVVLPYFKSKLHSIYNKEREARLQASLWGDDNEGFNDAEIYDVRGDSVVPTRTLGVETSVRARVMKKFQKLVGSCYPWLHASSEGLSFAYQLLYLLDATGFYSLGLQVIGVHVCRGTGQELMDTSSRISKIRSHERERLRGPPWLKAIQGGLLTCLYTMLDYAQTGLIAAVFFFKMMEWWYQSAEERMSAPTVYPPPPPPPPPKVAKEGIPLPSNRTICPLCSEKRANPSVVTVSGFVFCYTCIFKYISQNAPNGCNLVLCLHWTSTSAAQSH, from the exons ATGTTGTTTCAGGTTGGAGGTCAAGGGACTCGTCCCACCTTCTTCGAAATGGCCGCCGCTCAGCAGCTCCCTGCCAGCCTTCGTGCTGCTCTCACTTACTCCATCGGC gtTTTAGCTCTAAGAAGACCATTCTTTCATAAGGTGTTAGACTATGAAGATGAGTTCTTTTCTTTGCTAATGCTAGTTCTCGAAACACATAGCTTACGAACTACAG ATGCTTCATTTTCTGAATCCCTATATGGCTTAAGAAGAAGAGCTGTAAATGTAAAAGTAAAGAAGGAAGATGCTCGTTCAGTCTCTGGTGATGGTATTCAACATAGAGGATTAGAAAAGCATCAAAAAGTTCTTTCTGTTGCTTTCTTG GTTGTATTGCCTTATTTCAAGTCAAAGTTGCACTCAATTTACAATAAGGAAAGGGAGGCCAGGCTTCAAGCAAGTTTATGGGGTGATGATAATGAAGGGTTTAATGATGCTGAAATTTATGATGTGAGAGGTGACTCTGTTGTTCCTACTAGAACTTTGGGAGTTGAAACATCGGTAAGAGCACGAGTGATGAAAAAATTTCAGAAACTTGTTGGTTCTTGTTACCCATGGCTTCATGCAAGCAGTGAAG GTCTATCGTTTGCTTATCAGCTGTTATATTTGTTGGATGCTACTGGTTTCTATTCACTAGGACTGCAGGTCATTGGAGTCCATGTATGCCGGGGTACAGGACAAGAGCTG ATGGACACATCATCTAGAATTTCAAAGATACGAAGCCATGAGCGTGAGCGACTACGTGGCCCTCCTTGGTTGAAG GCAATACAAGGAGGGCTCCTCACTTGTTTGTACACGATGCTAGATTATGCACAGACCGGATTAATTGCAGCAGTATTTTTCTTCAAA ATGATGGAGTGGTGGTACCAATCTGCTGAGGAACGAATGTCTGCACCAACTGTATACCCCCCACCACCTCCTCCTCCTCCCCCGAAG GTAGCCAAGGAAGGGATTCCATTGCCATCCAACAGAACAATTTGCCCTTTGTGCTCAGAGAAACGAGCCAATCCGTCAGTTGTTACTGTTTCTGGCTTTGTCTTTTGTTACACTTGCATCTTCAAGTATATTTCTCAG AATGCACCTAATGGTTGTAATCTTGTGTTATGTTTGCATTGGACCAGTACAAGCGCTGCCCAATCACATTAA